In a single window of the Roseiconus lacunae genome:
- a CDS encoding right-handed parallel beta-helix repeat-containing protein, with the protein MDRQIKLIGFVSFLLFISCSFYFPGREVVADEVSPESLVGDGKVDDTAAIEKLIKENGGAIRFRRGVYRLTRTIEIDMAKVGWTSLSGDGVAQFRMEGPGPAFRFVGTHRGTANPGTVQPNVWENERTPMVDAIEIIGAHPDASGIEADGTMQLTLTRVVVRKAKDAIRLVNRNRNTTLSECHLYENHGVGVFLDHVNLHQINICNCHISYNAGGGVVAKGSEIRNLQITGCDIEGNMGDSDASPTANVWLDSTDSSVGEVAIVGCTIQHTHDAPGSANVRINGLSNPRDFTDERRTGNITIADNILSDVQTNLDLSHVRGITITGNTLWKGYTANVVAKHCGQVVFNGNLYDRNPRYHYGDGASAKLGVILEYCDDVTIASEHFGGATKQEADLTLRNCDGANITGCTFAAIDRVGIGLESTTFAQVTSCLFTAQNQQATQVRFSGKKDCEYRNNRFRVVEPKQTNER; encoded by the coding sequence ATGGACCGACAGATCAAGCTTATCGGCTTTGTTTCCTTTTTATTATTCATCAGCTGTTCGTTTTATTTCCCCGGACGCGAGGTTGTTGCCGACGAAGTGTCTCCCGAAAGTCTCGTCGGCGACGGAAAAGTCGACGACACCGCCGCGATCGAAAAACTGATCAAAGAAAACGGAGGTGCGATTCGCTTTCGCCGTGGCGTGTATCGACTGACACGAACGATTGAAATTGACATGGCGAAAGTCGGTTGGACCAGTTTGTCCGGTGATGGCGTCGCCCAATTTCGTATGGAAGGACCAGGCCCGGCCTTCCGATTCGTTGGGACCCACCGAGGAACGGCGAACCCTGGCACGGTTCAACCCAACGTTTGGGAAAATGAACGTACGCCGATGGTCGATGCGATCGAAATCATCGGCGCCCATCCGGACGCTTCGGGTATCGAGGCGGACGGCACCATGCAGTTGACGCTTACACGTGTTGTCGTACGCAAAGCGAAGGACGCGATCCGATTGGTCAACCGAAATCGCAATACAACGCTGTCGGAATGTCATCTATATGAAAATCACGGTGTTGGCGTCTTTCTTGATCACGTCAACTTGCATCAGATCAACATCTGCAATTGCCACATCAGCTACAACGCCGGTGGTGGCGTGGTCGCCAAAGGCAGCGAAATTCGCAACCTGCAGATTACCGGGTGCGATATCGAAGGCAACATGGGAGATTCTGATGCGTCACCGACCGCGAACGTCTGGCTGGACTCGACCGATTCATCGGTCGGCGAAGTTGCGATTGTCGGCTGCACGATCCAGCACACCCATGACGCCCCTGGGTCGGCTAACGTTCGAATCAACGGACTGTCAAATCCCCGTGACTTTACCGACGAACGCCGGACCGGAAATATCACGATCGCGGACAACATCCTTTCAGATGTCCAGACCAACCTCGACTTGTCGCATGTCCGGGGAATCACCATCACAGGCAATACGTTATGGAAAGGCTACACGGCAAACGTAGTTGCAAAGCATTGTGGCCAAGTTGTCTTCAACGGAAACCTCTACGATCGAAACCCACGTTATCACTACGGTGACGGCGCATCGGCAAAGCTGGGCGTTATCCTTGAATATTGTGACGACGTCACGATTGCTTCGGAACACTTCGGCGGAGCGACGAAACAAGAAGCAGATTTGACGCTTCGCAACTGTGATGGTGCAAATATCACCGGTTGCACCTTTGCCGCGATCGACCGAGTCGGTATTGGATTGGAATCGACCACGTTTGCACAAGTGACAAGCTGCTTATTTACCGCCCAAAATCAACAAGCAACGCAAGTACGATTTAGCGGAAAAAAAGACTGCGAGTACCGTAACAATCGATTTCGAGTCGTGGAACCAAAGCAGACTAACGAGCGTTAG
- a CDS encoding DUF1559 domain-containing protein has translation MNQEPSRLVNVLMVLIGGLIFLTILPGQLLEQRGSARAARCATNLRQIALACQNYGDAFKQLPPGTGGTWSGKDPARSNQGRLGSLVGLLPFLDEQSTWEQIAKPYQSPQGRVFPAMGPTPTYNPELYPPWAMAPSMLLCPASAKISVNDAPIISSLRVPTAKLTLTSYVASFGDGTTMQGEVLDPSNSLLRELNDRRLAANRGMFMTGKGVRQRDCTDGLSNTILYSETIASLRRVEGQSEIIRNVEGLSKQPSRCLETITKEDRQFWKFGRGARWCDGWPLLTGFQTVLPPNSPSCTSTFGPTDPVVSANSLHAGGIHVVFCDGATLFVTDDIDCGDLHQPGVAHGEDYTTPGSESPYGLWGALGSRAAQEALLDDLSEDRSIQSAIESDLANQPRPTLPIWTDNQTGDQLVAEFIEVKDQTTLRLRHTLGSVHEVPLNSLIPADIHRAVELDLLRQARIELQSH, from the coding sequence ATGAATCAAGAACCAAGTCGTCTTGTCAATGTGCTGATGGTTCTTATTGGTGGACTCATATTTCTGACAATCCTCCCGGGGCAATTGCTCGAACAACGTGGAAGTGCGCGAGCGGCGCGTTGCGCGACAAACCTCAGACAAATCGCCCTGGCGTGTCAAAACTATGGAGACGCCTTCAAACAACTTCCTCCCGGGACCGGTGGGACATGGTCTGGTAAGGACCCCGCGCGGAGTAACCAAGGCCGACTGGGATCGCTGGTCGGTTTGTTACCGTTTCTGGACGAACAATCGACTTGGGAACAGATCGCGAAACCCTACCAATCACCGCAAGGCCGTGTGTTTCCAGCGATGGGACCAACCCCTACCTACAACCCGGAACTGTATCCCCCTTGGGCGATGGCGCCATCCATGTTGCTCTGTCCGGCGTCGGCCAAGATCTCGGTGAACGATGCACCGATCATTTCTTCGCTACGAGTCCCCACCGCCAAACTAACCTTGACGAGCTACGTTGCCAGCTTTGGCGATGGCACCACAATGCAAGGAGAAGTGCTCGATCCATCTAATTCGCTGCTTCGTGAGCTGAACGATCGTCGTCTGGCGGCCAATCGTGGGATGTTTATGACCGGCAAAGGCGTGCGACAACGAGACTGCACCGATGGGCTTTCGAACACAATTCTGTATTCGGAAACCATCGCTAGCTTGCGTCGTGTCGAAGGGCAAAGCGAAATCATTCGTAATGTCGAGGGACTGAGCAAGCAACCCTCGCGATGCCTGGAAACCATCACAAAGGAAGATCGACAGTTCTGGAAATTCGGTCGTGGGGCTCGCTGGTGCGATGGATGGCCACTGCTGACAGGATTTCAAACGGTTCTTCCACCAAATTCGCCTTCATGCACGTCGACGTTTGGGCCAACCGATCCTGTCGTTAGCGCAAACAGTTTGCATGCCGGGGGCATCCACGTGGTCTTCTGTGATGGGGCAACACTTTTCGTCACCGATGACATCGATTGCGGTGACCTTCATCAACCAGGTGTCGCCCATGGTGAAGATTACACGACACCAGGTTCAGAAAGTCCTTATGGTTTGTGGGGGGCGCTGGGGAGCCGGGCGGCACAAGAAGCCTTGCTCGACGACTTGAGCGAAGACCGGTCAATTCAATCGGCCATCGAATCCGATTTGGCAAACCAACCGAGACCCACACTTCCCATATGGACCGACAATCAAACTGGGGACCAGTTGGTGGCGGAGTTTATTGAGGTCAAGGATCAGACCACCCTTCGGTTAAGGCATACCTTGGGAAGCGTCCACGAAGTTCCACTCAACTCTTTAATCCCTGCGGACATCCACCGAGCGGTCGAACTTGATCTGCTGCGTCAAGCAAGAATCGAGTTGCAGTCGCATTGA
- a CDS encoding DUF1559 domain-containing protein gives MRRTACINTTRGTDWLLLAIAAFVLLSVLSVKTLRRRLHARAIQCQNNLKQLALATLNYHASYKQFPMGAGGTGAGGEKPSRGNHLSLSAWVALLPFYDEQKAWEQISNPFDKGGLSFPPMGPHPRFDPQRYTPWAKRPTALACPDDLDHQTRSQACSYVLNYGDAIYLAGDLCGYFESDFRKITTTLATHRGVFARERKIRIRDIIDGTSNTLLFAEARIAGLTVAKDIAGLAENPSLALGDFSDDQRWSNGRDSVWCDGRLRSAGFQTILSPGSPSATSSLGEHTSVMSASSHHGDGVHVAFSDAQVRFVASTIDHGDPSSPSVGPPPQQTGGAKLLPPGSQSPYGVWGAMGTRSMREKISRDQVEAVIDPNQPNPITPTEATRNPLITPTKPKPTPSPNPAPPAILKPGQAKEMTPSNNVATPAIEATPSQTAPPKAIDSPTNPSTTPQTPPPRDWNLATKTKDGSPAKVTGWIVSCSDEGDVVLKTPKGQTMNLTLADFSSQDAYRIVADKRGDWKRAVDELPDQIQAAVSLLEDRKFNAFVQRYYHPNLTTAEQREQILARVSARRGDLIQIFEDAIRSIDNGDYRIEVTDQDRTAQGFSAEIKSATQDSQTPLSMMYLKGAWYISVADGES, from the coding sequence GTGCGACGCACTGCTTGCATTAATACCACTCGTGGGACCGATTGGTTGCTTTTGGCGATTGCCGCTTTCGTCTTGCTGTCGGTGCTTTCCGTCAAGACGCTTCGTCGGCGACTTCACGCCCGCGCGATTCAGTGTCAAAACAATTTGAAGCAGCTTGCACTGGCGACACTGAACTATCATGCCAGTTACAAGCAATTTCCGATGGGAGCCGGTGGTACTGGCGCCGGGGGTGAAAAACCAAGCCGTGGCAACCATCTATCGCTCAGTGCTTGGGTCGCTTTGTTGCCGTTTTATGACGAGCAAAAAGCTTGGGAACAAATCTCGAATCCCTTTGACAAGGGTGGCCTTTCATTTCCACCGATGGGACCTCATCCGCGTTTCGATCCACAGCGATACACGCCTTGGGCGAAACGCCCCACTGCGTTGGCCTGCCCCGATGATCTTGACCACCAGACGCGATCACAAGCCTGCAGCTATGTGCTTAATTATGGTGATGCGATTTACTTGGCAGGCGACCTGTGTGGCTACTTTGAATCGGATTTCCGCAAGATTACAACGACATTGGCAACGCATCGCGGAGTCTTTGCGCGGGAGAGAAAAATCCGCATCCGTGACATTATCGACGGAACATCCAACACACTGCTTTTCGCCGAGGCAAGAATCGCGGGGCTTACGGTAGCGAAGGATATCGCTGGATTGGCGGAGAACCCATCGCTCGCACTCGGCGACTTCTCCGACGATCAACGATGGTCCAACGGTCGCGACTCGGTTTGGTGCGACGGACGACTACGTTCGGCGGGCTTTCAGACGATTTTGTCGCCCGGATCCCCTTCTGCCACGTCATCGCTGGGGGAACACACCAGTGTCATGTCGGCGTCGAGCCACCACGGCGACGGTGTTCATGTCGCTTTCTCTGATGCCCAAGTTCGTTTCGTCGCCTCGACAATCGACCACGGTGATCCCAGTAGTCCTAGCGTTGGCCCACCGCCCCAACAAACCGGTGGGGCCAAGTTATTGCCACCAGGAAGCCAGAGTCCTTACGGCGTATGGGGTGCAATGGGGACACGTAGCATGCGAGAAAAGATCTCGCGTGACCAGGTCGAAGCCGTCATCGATCCCAACCAACCGAATCCGATCACACCGACGGAAGCGACTCGTAATCCATTGATCACGCCAACCAAACCGAAGCCGACTCCAAGCCCGAATCCTGCTCCGCCGGCAATCCTGAAACCAGGCCAGGCAAAGGAGATGACGCCCTCGAACAATGTGGCGACTCCAGCGATAGAAGCGACGCCGTCGCAAACTGCCCCGCCGAAGGCTATCGATTCACCCACCAATCCTTCGACCACCCCTCAAACACCGCCGCCACGGGATTGGAATCTTGCTACGAAGACCAAAGATGGATCGCCAGCAAAGGTGACCGGCTGGATCGTCTCCTGTAGCGACGAAGGCGACGTCGTCTTGAAGACGCCCAAAGGCCAAACGATGAATCTGACGTTGGCCGACTTTAGCTCTCAAGACGCTTATCGAATCGTGGCAGACAAGCGTGGTGATTGGAAACGGGCGGTCGATGAACTTCCCGATCAAATTCAGGCAGCGGTCAGTTTGCTCGAAGACCGAAAGTTCAACGCGTTCGTTCAACGGTACTACCACCCAAATTTGACCACGGCCGAACAACGTGAACAGATTCTCGCGCGGGTCTCCGCCCGACGCGGTGATTTGATTCAAATTTTCGAAGACGCGATCCGATCAATCGACAACGGTGACTACCGCATCGAAGTGACCGATCAAGATCGCACGGCGCAAGGGTTTTCCGCCGAAATCAAATCTGCGACTCAAGATAGCCAAACGCCATTATCCATGATGTACCTCAAAGGAGCTTGGTATATCTCAGTCGCGGATGGAGAGTCGTGA
- a CDS encoding dihydrolipoyl dehydrogenase family protein, whose protein sequence is MNAATTFTSPYQERTKSQFDLIVIGSGPAAKTIAREAVQSKRSVALVENREFGGTCALRGCNPKKVFTNAALLFDQISFDEGKRFEHQKLELNWQELLSYKRQFTEPVAKHTEEKLNDQGVATFHGQASFVDRQTVEVHPSKNDPASVDPARRIHAKRFAICVGAAPRPLSFPGSGWIINSDEFLEQTHLPRRVLFVGGGYISMEFGHVARSYGSDVTIVEQGDRLLSGFDHDMVDQLVAWSKQKGIRFRTECKIQAIKKQSGNSFLVHFKNNQPIEVDLVVHGAGRIPNLDRLNLSAAEIKFTKRGIAVDSSLRSTSHDGVFAGGDCANNGAPMLTPIANEDAYVIGKNVFADQPTHRANYRGIAAVAFTCPPIATVGMTEEEASERGIEFDIHTKDTSTWGSVRKAGLTCAGYKILVEKSSGLIVGAHLLGVGSEDQVNLFALAIRHQIPAKELKAMPFAYPTFTADIKRMV, encoded by the coding sequence ATGAACGCAGCGACAACGTTTACGTCACCGTATCAAGAACGCACCAAATCACAGTTCGACCTAATCGTGATCGGTAGTGGTCCGGCCGCAAAAACGATCGCGCGGGAGGCCGTGCAATCAAAGCGTTCAGTAGCTTTGGTAGAAAACCGTGAATTCGGCGGGACATGTGCACTGCGAGGGTGTAATCCAAAGAAGGTATTCACCAACGCTGCACTGTTATTCGACCAGATCAGCTTCGATGAAGGCAAGCGATTCGAACATCAAAAGCTTGAGCTAAACTGGCAGGAACTACTCAGTTACAAACGCCAATTCACCGAACCGGTCGCCAAGCACACCGAAGAGAAACTTAACGATCAAGGCGTCGCCACATTTCATGGCCAAGCATCGTTTGTCGACCGACAGACGGTGGAAGTCCACCCATCCAAAAACGACCCCGCGTCCGTAGATCCGGCACGACGGATTCACGCGAAGCGGTTTGCGATCTGCGTCGGTGCGGCCCCTCGACCGCTTTCATTTCCGGGAAGTGGATGGATCATCAACAGCGATGAGTTTCTCGAACAGACACACCTGCCGCGACGAGTCCTGTTCGTTGGCGGTGGCTACATTTCGATGGAGTTCGGGCATGTCGCCCGCAGTTATGGATCGGATGTGACCATCGTTGAGCAGGGCGATCGATTGTTGTCAGGATTCGACCACGACATGGTCGATCAGTTGGTCGCGTGGTCAAAACAGAAAGGAATTCGTTTTCGGACCGAATGCAAGATTCAAGCGATCAAGAAGCAAAGCGGAAACAGCTTTTTAGTCCACTTCAAAAACAACCAGCCCATCGAAGTCGACCTAGTCGTCCATGGCGCCGGACGAATTCCCAACCTTGATCGATTGAATTTATCTGCGGCTGAGATCAAGTTCACGAAACGCGGAATCGCGGTCGATTCATCTTTGCGTTCGACCAGCCATGACGGAGTGTTCGCCGGTGGGGACTGCGCGAACAATGGGGCGCCGATGTTGACGCCAATCGCCAACGAAGATGCCTACGTGATCGGTAAAAATGTATTCGCGGACCAGCCCACTCATCGAGCGAACTATCGAGGGATCGCCGCAGTCGCCTTCACTTGCCCGCCGATCGCAACGGTCGGCATGACCGAAGAGGAAGCAAGCGAGCGGGGAATTGAGTTCGACATCCACACCAAAGATACGTCGACTTGGGGAAGTGTTCGAAAAGCTGGGTTGACCTGTGCGGGCTACAAAATATTGGTCGAAAAATCATCTGGGTTGATCGTCGGAGCACACTTGCTGGGCGTCGGGAGCGAAGATCAGGTCAATTTGTTTGCCTTGGCTATCCGTCATCAGATCCCAGCGAAGGAACTCAAGGCGATGCCATTTGCCTACCCCACCTTCACCGCCGACATCAAAAGAATGGTATAG
- a CDS encoding TonB-dependent receptor — protein sequence MIRKSLQQKPLETLDTHQKALEVNLDPRRYGTFAEIGAGQEVVRWFFRVGGAAGTIAKSMSAYDMKVSDAIYGRASRYVCRERLEAMLDYEHKLNIDRLKEQRGDTTTFFTFANTVSARNFHGTNACHGWIGIKFQAHPQDEDSQIILHVKMLDDEAALQQEALGIVGVNLIHGAFALHHEPELLVASLLDELSTSRIEIDMIEFSGIAFRHVDNRLMSLRLVELGLSGAAMFAADGTVLQPSEYFYRKAILVERGSFRPVCNVNLDMLRCANEKFSKLPSVAGKEVAQVMELTMNNLKAGGEIDLNDFLARADVMSACGMPVLISDYFRYFRLAAYLSSLTKEPIAITMGSGSVQELFDEQYYASLDGGILEAFGKLFKNDLKIYCYPMLSSDSGELITCNNLQVDPQLKQLFGYLRDRGCIQDVEDHNPDCLRIRSREVLKKIKQGDMSWEKMVPEKVADVIKRKRYFDHNPEFEAIEY from the coding sequence ATGATTCGCAAATCGCTACAGCAAAAGCCCCTGGAAACTCTGGACACCCACCAGAAAGCTCTCGAGGTCAATCTCGATCCTCGTCGATACGGCACGTTTGCCGAAATCGGTGCCGGACAAGAAGTGGTTCGCTGGTTCTTCCGTGTCGGTGGTGCCGCGGGAACGATCGCCAAAAGCATGTCCGCCTATGACATGAAAGTGAGCGACGCAATTTATGGACGAGCGTCACGCTACGTTTGCCGTGAACGCCTGGAAGCAATGCTGGACTACGAACACAAGCTGAACATCGATCGCTTGAAGGAGCAACGTGGCGATACGACAACGTTCTTCACTTTCGCCAACACCGTTTCGGCTCGAAATTTCCATGGCACTAATGCCTGCCATGGTTGGATCGGCATCAAGTTCCAGGCACACCCACAAGACGAAGACAGCCAGATCATTTTGCACGTCAAAATGCTCGACGACGAAGCCGCACTGCAGCAAGAAGCACTAGGCATCGTCGGTGTGAACTTAATTCATGGTGCCTTCGCGCTGCACCACGAACCGGAACTTTTGGTTGCGTCGTTGCTCGATGAATTGTCAACATCGCGAATCGAAATCGACATGATCGAGTTTTCCGGAATTGCATTCCGTCACGTCGACAACCGCCTGATGAGTTTGCGACTGGTCGAGTTGGGGCTCAGTGGCGCGGCGATGTTCGCCGCCGATGGCACCGTGTTGCAACCATCAGAGTATTTTTACCGCAAAGCGATTCTGGTCGAACGAGGAAGCTTTCGCCCAGTCTGTAACGTCAACTTAGACATGCTCCGTTGTGCGAACGAGAAATTTTCTAAATTGCCGAGCGTCGCCGGGAAAGAAGTCGCCCAGGTCATGGAACTGACGATGAATAACTTGAAAGCTGGAGGCGAGATCGATCTAAACGATTTCCTGGCCCGCGCCGATGTGATGTCAGCTTGCGGGATGCCCGTTCTGATTTCTGATTATTTCCGCTACTTCCGCCTTGCCGCGTATCTCTCATCACTAACCAAAGAACCGATCGCGATCACGATGGGATCAGGCAGCGTTCAAGAACTGTTCGACGAGCAATACTACGCCAGCCTTGACGGCGGAATCCTGGAAGCGTTCGGAAAACTGTTTAAGAACGATTTGAAGATTTATTGTTATCCGATGCTGTCCTCTGATTCGGGGGAACTGATCACTTGCAATAATCTTCAAGTCGATCCACAGTTAAAACAACTGTTTGGTTACCTCCGAGACCGAGGATGTATTCAAGACGTCGAGGATCACAACCCCGATTGCCTGCGAATCCGATCGCGAGAAGTGCTCAAGAAAATAAAGCAAGGCGATATGAGTTGGGAGAAGATGGTTCCAGAGAAAGTCGCTGACGTGATTAAACGCAAACGCTACTTTGATCACAATCCTGAATTCGAAGCGATCGAATACTGA
- a CDS encoding DUF1559 family PulG-like putative transporter, translated as MVDGSNSNRLIKLAVGLLSLKVFLLILYQYRWYFPADFDSSPFLAGRRYTFHGVYVLAFYLHLLVAPLALIVGTLLITRRVAGTLHRRLGRLQLVVVLFGVVPSGLLMSRQAYGGLISEIGFMTQSVLTGWTILLASKEAIAGKFDRHQTWAMRCYLLLWSPLLLRIIAGITIVSGTESEWTYRINAWASWMIPIGIYECWRVSRCRPGNRSSAAGGDRVAVRPQAARGLTIVQLLVVLAAIGLVIGLLLPGVRTSREAARRMSCSNNLRQIGLALHNYHSEFKQLPIQMGGTSAVGRNNPGDRDHNGRRLSLFVGLLPFLEQQALYESISKGDAFVPMGPPPWTQSYVPWTTEVPALRCPSDVGSGNPAMGRVNYAACLGDAIENLDTGSAYWDESTAGWIERPAEDVDATGRGVFVPRRAIRFREILDGLSNTIMLGEIITDLGDGDVRGAASLHNAMHAVIDQPIHCEDQRDPERPKFWIDVGKDSHQRFGPPNRRRGYRWADGAALYTGFNTILPPNRELCLGGDDESIGILPSASRHQGGIHVLMADGGCIFMTDSVDCGDLSKGTVTLNGTEDRAPGAGSPYGLFGALGTRQSREVIDEQLNQ; from the coding sequence ATGGTGGATGGATCGAATTCGAATCGGCTAATTAAGCTGGCCGTTGGTCTGTTGTCATTGAAAGTCTTCTTGCTGATCCTCTATCAGTATCGCTGGTACTTTCCCGCCGACTTTGATTCCTCACCGTTTCTCGCCGGTCGTCGCTATACCTTTCATGGGGTTTATGTACTGGCATTCTATCTGCATTTACTGGTCGCCCCGCTAGCCTTAATCGTCGGCACACTACTGATCACACGGCGAGTGGCCGGAACGCTCCATCGACGCCTCGGTCGACTTCAACTCGTTGTTGTTTTGTTTGGCGTCGTGCCATCAGGATTGTTAATGAGTCGTCAAGCGTATGGCGGTTTGATCTCAGAGATTGGATTCATGACTCAATCAGTATTGACCGGTTGGACAATTTTGCTTGCGTCGAAAGAAGCCATCGCCGGAAAGTTTGATCGACATCAAACGTGGGCGATGCGTTGCTATCTGCTCCTTTGGTCGCCGTTATTGCTAAGGATAATCGCGGGGATCACGATCGTTAGTGGGACCGAATCGGAGTGGACCTACCGCATCAACGCATGGGCGAGCTGGATGATCCCGATTGGGATTTACGAGTGTTGGCGAGTCAGTCGATGTCGCCCGGGGAATCGGTCTTCGGCAGCTGGGGGCGATCGAGTGGCGGTGCGTCCTCAGGCGGCGCGTGGATTAACGATCGTACAACTGTTGGTCGTTCTCGCCGCGATCGGTCTGGTCATCGGATTGTTGCTCCCCGGGGTTCGAACCTCGCGCGAAGCTGCTCGGCGGATGAGTTGCTCAAACAACCTGCGTCAGATCGGATTGGCCCTGCATAATTATCATTCCGAGTTCAAACAGCTACCGATTCAAATGGGCGGAACTTCTGCAGTAGGGAGAAACAATCCTGGGGATCGCGACCACAACGGACGAAGGCTAAGTCTGTTCGTTGGCCTGCTACCGTTCTTGGAACAGCAAGCGTTGTACGAATCTATCTCTAAGGGGGATGCCTTCGTTCCGATGGGACCGCCACCGTGGACGCAATCTTATGTTCCGTGGACAACCGAAGTTCCTGCATTGCGTTGTCCGTCGGATGTTGGATCCGGAAATCCGGCAATGGGACGCGTCAACTATGCTGCTTGTCTAGGTGATGCGATCGAAAACCTAGACACGGGATCAGCGTATTGGGACGAGTCGACTGCGGGATGGATCGAACGCCCGGCCGAGGACGTTGACGCAACCGGTCGCGGTGTCTTCGTTCCTCGTCGAGCGATTCGATTTCGTGAAATTTTGGACGGATTGAGCAATACGATCATGCTGGGAGAGATCATCACAGATCTTGGTGATGGCGATGTACGCGGAGCCGCGTCACTTCATAATGCGATGCACGCTGTCATCGATCAGCCAATACATTGTGAAGACCAACGCGACCCCGAACGCCCGAAGTTTTGGATCGATGTCGGGAAAGATTCGCATCAACGGTTCGGACCGCCGAATCGCCGCCGTGGCTATCGATGGGCGGACGGGGCGGCGTTGTATACGGGATTCAACACCATCCTGCCGCCGAACCGTGAACTCTGTCTCGGTGGCGACGATGAATCGATTGGAATTCTTCCGTCGGCCAGTCGACACCAGGGTGGAATACATGTGCTGATGGCCGACGGTGGTTGTATCTTCATGACCGATTCCGTCGATTGTGGTGACCTAAGCAAGGGAACGGTGACGCTAAACGGGACGGAAGATCGTGCCCCCGGAGCTGGCAGCCCCTACGGTCTTTTCGGTGCGTTGGGCACTCGCCAAAGTCGTGAGGTAATCGATGAGCAGCTGAATCAGTGA
- a CDS encoding serine/threonine-protein kinase, with translation MSGSPTRDHDSSIDPFDDSRVSIDELGTWLKRIRAENPTAPLIQLLDGCEVHRDLLVDLAALDLMLSWRRGHRTPTEDYLKQFPELAQSESSVLDLIDAEMCICRELKVSVDIDQLTKRFPDLATPILQLAYLDGAPMKGSGIESSIAASSDVLGSAGTAKPVIEPAGACNDGSSSAKPPNIGSSEFELQRELTIAGVDPLVGLQLVGPQEDNESPAPREDSIDVPLPIKPPDWMIGAKCIATTLGPLGRSWLVKGRDADRGDVVVMKVIPFPQTADQTQKTRILDLCEQASNVSHPCWVPPRIAAMNRSHLAVIRPWVFGTPLSDHNSERNRTADERLALAVRAAFAIAAAHRSGATHGSVRQSNMVLGHDHEVRLIDVGSSLRGWDRYFQHWHNDLSRSLAFRISSDTQALARWITGGLVASGRSAWVEPLCVDLEWSDAETSAVIGERLQAMLDRPPREKNKWWGRR, from the coding sequence ATGTCCGGCAGTCCAACTCGTGACCATGATTCATCGATCGACCCTTTCGATGATAGCCGTGTGTCGATTGATGAGTTGGGCACTTGGCTGAAACGGATTCGTGCCGAAAACCCTACCGCGCCGCTCATCCAACTGCTCGACGGCTGTGAAGTTCATCGAGATTTGCTGGTCGACTTGGCCGCCCTCGACTTGATGCTCAGTTGGCGGCGTGGGCATCGGACTCCTACCGAAGACTATTTGAAGCAATTTCCCGAGCTCGCCCAATCAGAAAGCAGCGTGCTGGATCTGATCGATGCCGAAATGTGCATTTGCCGAGAGCTGAAGGTGTCCGTCGATATCGATCAATTGACCAAACGATTTCCTGACCTAGCAACCCCGATCCTGCAGCTCGCCTATTTAGATGGAGCCCCCATGAAAGGCAGCGGTATCGAAAGTAGCATTGCCGCAAGTAGTGATGTCCTCGGTTCGGCGGGAACGGCTAAGCCGGTGATCGAGCCGGCAGGCGCCTGCAACGATGGGAGCTCGTCCGCGAAGCCACCTAACATAGGTTCGAGCGAATTCGAGCTGCAGCGTGAATTGACGATCGCTGGTGTCGATCCCCTCGTCGGGCTGCAACTCGTCGGGCCGCAGGAAGATAACGAGTCCCCGGCACCGCGAGAGGATTCGATCGATGTCCCACTACCGATCAAGCCGCCCGATTGGATGATCGGTGCGAAATGTATCGCGACCACCCTTGGGCCGTTGGGGCGAAGCTGGCTTGTTAAAGGGCGCGATGCCGACCGCGGTGATGTGGTCGTGATGAAAGTCATCCCCTTTCCTCAAACTGCCGATCAAACACAGAAGACGCGCATTTTGGATCTCTGTGAACAAGCGAGCAATGTTTCGCACCCTTGTTGGGTGCCTCCTCGAATCGCCGCGATGAACCGTTCTCACTTGGCAGTCATTCGGCCATGGGTGTTCGGTACTCCGCTATCGGATCACAATTCCGAGCGGAATCGAACTGCCGATGAAAGACTCGCCCTTGCGGTACGAGCGGCGTTTGCGATCGCCGCGGCCCATCGATCCGGAGCCACACACGGTTCGGTTCGGCAATCTAATATGGTGCTCGGACATGATCATGAAGTCCGGCTGATCGACGTTGGCAGTAGTCTTCGTGGTTGGGATCGCTATTTCCAGCATTGGCACAATGACTTATCACGATCGCTTGCCTTCCGTATCAGTTCCGATACTCAGGCACTGGCTCGCTGGATCACCGGCGGATTAGTCGCGAGTGGTCGGTCGGCATGGGTCGAACCGCTTTGCGTTGATCTTGAATGGTCCGACGCGGAAACTTCCGCCGTGATCGGTGAACGCCTGCAGGCGATGTTAGACCGACCACCTCGCGAGAAAAACAAGTGGTGGGGGCGCCGTTGA